In a genomic window of Colius striatus isolate bColStr4 chromosome 2, bColStr4.1.hap1, whole genome shotgun sequence:
- the MAPRE3 gene encoding microtubule-associated protein RP/EB family member 3 isoform X3 yields the protein MQRWGMAVNVYSTSVTSENLSRHDMLAWVNDSLQLNYTKIEQLCSGAAYCQFMDMLFPGCVHLRKVKFQAKLEHEYIHNFKVLQAAFKKMGVDKIIAVERLVKGKFQDNFEFIQWFKKFFDANYDGKEYNPLLARQGQDGAPPPNPVPQRTSPTGPKNTPNPARLTSVPSSILRKNSPATRNGGTEADAQILELNQQLLDLKLTVDGLEKERDFYFSKLRDIELICQEHENENSPIITGIVSVLYATEEGFAPPEDDELEEQQPEEQDEY from the exons ATGCAGCG CTGGGGCATGGCCGTCAATGTGTACTCGACGTCGGTGACCAGCGAGAACCTGAGCCGCCATGACATGCTGGCCTGGGTCAACGACTCCCTGCAGCTCAACTACACCAAGATcgagcagctctgctcag GCGCTGCCTACTGCCAGTTCATGGACATGCTGTTCCCTGGCTGCGTGCACCTGCGGAAGGTGAAGTTCCAGGCCAAGCTGGAGCACGAGTATATCCACAACTTCAAGGTGCTGCAGGCCGCCTTCAAGAAGATGGGAGTGGACAAG aTCATCGCGGTGGAACGGCTGGTGAAGGGCAAGTTCCAGGACAACTTTGAGTTCATCCAGTGGTTTAAGAAGTTCTTTGATGCCAACTATGACGGGAAGGAGTACAACCCTCTGCTGGCGCGGCAGGGCCAGGATGGCGCgccccccccaaacccag TTCCCCAGAGGACCTCTCCCACCGGCCCCAAGAACACGCCAAACCCAGCACGCCTCACCAGCGtccccagcagcatcctccGGAAAAACTCCCCTGCCACCCGCAACGGGGGCACTGAGGCCGACGCACAGATCCTGGAGCTCAACCAGCAG ctgctggaCCTGAAGCTGACGGTGGACGGGCTGGAGAAGGAGCGTGATTTCTACTTTAGCAAACTGCGGGACATCGAGCTCATCTGCCAGGAGCACGAGAACGAGAACAGCCCCATCATCACCGGCATTGTCAGCGTCCTCTACGCCACGGAG GAGGGCTTTGCCCCACCAGAGGATGAcgagctggaggagcagcagccagaggagcAGGACGAGTACTAG
- the MAPRE3 gene encoding microtubule-associated protein RP/EB family member 3 isoform X1 has product MQRWGMAVNVYSTSVTSENLSRHDMLAWVNDSLQLNYTKIEQLCSGAAYCQFMDMLFPGCVHLRKVKFQAKLEHEYIHNFKVLQAAFKKMGVDKIIAVERLVKGKFQDNFEFIQWFKKFFDANYDGKEYNPLLARQGQDGAPPPNPGDHTFNKPKKPIGTAVPQRTSPTGPKNTPNPARLTSVPSSILRKNSPATRNGGTEADAQILELNQQLLDLKLTVDGLEKERDFYFSKLRDIELICQEHENENSPIITGIVSVLYATEEGFAPPEDDELEEQQPEEQDEY; this is encoded by the exons ATGCAGCG CTGGGGCATGGCCGTCAATGTGTACTCGACGTCGGTGACCAGCGAGAACCTGAGCCGCCATGACATGCTGGCCTGGGTCAACGACTCCCTGCAGCTCAACTACACCAAGATcgagcagctctgctcag GCGCTGCCTACTGCCAGTTCATGGACATGCTGTTCCCTGGCTGCGTGCACCTGCGGAAGGTGAAGTTCCAGGCCAAGCTGGAGCACGAGTATATCCACAACTTCAAGGTGCTGCAGGCCGCCTTCAAGAAGATGGGAGTGGACAAG aTCATCGCGGTGGAACGGCTGGTGAAGGGCAAGTTCCAGGACAACTTTGAGTTCATCCAGTGGTTTAAGAAGTTCTTTGATGCCAACTATGACGGGAAGGAGTACAACCCTCTGCTGGCGCGGCAGGGCCAGGATGGCGCgccccccccaaacccaggTGATCACACCTTCAACAAACCCAAGAAACCCATTGGCACTGCAG TTCCCCAGAGGACCTCTCCCACCGGCCCCAAGAACACGCCAAACCCAGCACGCCTCACCAGCGtccccagcagcatcctccGGAAAAACTCCCCTGCCACCCGCAACGGGGGCACTGAGGCCGACGCACAGATCCTGGAGCTCAACCAGCAG ctgctggaCCTGAAGCTGACGGTGGACGGGCTGGAGAAGGAGCGTGATTTCTACTTTAGCAAACTGCGGGACATCGAGCTCATCTGCCAGGAGCACGAGAACGAGAACAGCCCCATCATCACCGGCATTGTCAGCGTCCTCTACGCCACGGAG GAGGGCTTTGCCCCACCAGAGGATGAcgagctggaggagcagcagccagaggagcAGGACGAGTACTAG
- the MAPRE3 gene encoding microtubule-associated protein RP/EB family member 3 isoform X2 — MAVNVYSTSVTSENLSRHDMLAWVNDSLQLNYTKIEQLCSGAAYCQFMDMLFPGCVHLRKVKFQAKLEHEYIHNFKVLQAAFKKMGVDKIIAVERLVKGKFQDNFEFIQWFKKFFDANYDGKEYNPLLARQGQDGAPPPNPGDHTFNKPKKPIGTAVPQRTSPTGPKNTPNPARLTSVPSSILRKNSPATRNGGTEADAQILELNQQLLDLKLTVDGLEKERDFYFSKLRDIELICQEHENENSPIITGIVSVLYATEEGFAPPEDDELEEQQPEEQDEY; from the exons ATGGCCGTCAATGTGTACTCGACGTCGGTGACCAGCGAGAACCTGAGCCGCCATGACATGCTGGCCTGGGTCAACGACTCCCTGCAGCTCAACTACACCAAGATcgagcagctctgctcag GCGCTGCCTACTGCCAGTTCATGGACATGCTGTTCCCTGGCTGCGTGCACCTGCGGAAGGTGAAGTTCCAGGCCAAGCTGGAGCACGAGTATATCCACAACTTCAAGGTGCTGCAGGCCGCCTTCAAGAAGATGGGAGTGGACAAG aTCATCGCGGTGGAACGGCTGGTGAAGGGCAAGTTCCAGGACAACTTTGAGTTCATCCAGTGGTTTAAGAAGTTCTTTGATGCCAACTATGACGGGAAGGAGTACAACCCTCTGCTGGCGCGGCAGGGCCAGGATGGCGCgccccccccaaacccaggTGATCACACCTTCAACAAACCCAAGAAACCCATTGGCACTGCAG TTCCCCAGAGGACCTCTCCCACCGGCCCCAAGAACACGCCAAACCCAGCACGCCTCACCAGCGtccccagcagcatcctccGGAAAAACTCCCCTGCCACCCGCAACGGGGGCACTGAGGCCGACGCACAGATCCTGGAGCTCAACCAGCAG ctgctggaCCTGAAGCTGACGGTGGACGGGCTGGAGAAGGAGCGTGATTTCTACTTTAGCAAACTGCGGGACATCGAGCTCATCTGCCAGGAGCACGAGAACGAGAACAGCCCCATCATCACCGGCATTGTCAGCGTCCTCTACGCCACGGAG GAGGGCTTTGCCCCACCAGAGGATGAcgagctggaggagcagcagccagaggagcAGGACGAGTACTAG
- the GTF3C2 gene encoding general transcription factor 3C polypeptide 2: protein MASSAGRGPRCRERSRRGRSGRGSVPAGRSRSRSRSRVRGGELQTHREQSPLGDPEVLSHSEEEADAAEPQQKNTRNQKAKRNRHDSRGAVPVEGEVHGEPSGSPQNGCVPPPAPKVPGKRGRKSKTELLLLKLSQDLDCPSPEPICVEKVLGSSEAAQGLEPAPGGRPKRRAAKVALLYLQELAEELTSVYQPPAPTEGAQEPEPALERTQKQRRSRRKKEEEADSDDATRDADFVPSKEVLLQAEEEEGSDSPLSEASEQELEVLREHGAKVPSSRRSKPQCRGLAPNGFHNSIMAPVEKCSSLTCSLRDQKYSQWEFPDWIPLAHKWMCLSESEAAPYLPAEEKSPFFSIQREGIEDNSALYRVNRFGSLQPHEERLDMSFFVGGPVWAMEWCPCPEGSAATQYVALYCHRSMEETHSMTGLHGGPALLQLWGLGMLQQDQGFAAKAGLAYAIAADHGCVWDMKFCPSGAWEPPTAARKHPQLSRLGLLAVAFSDGKVVLYSLPHPGALQCCRRTQVKDGSFHKHFICKVQGIATLQVGSIQAGNASECGQCFSLSWMPSKPHHHLAAGFYDGTVAIWNLLTKSLLQCVRQPDSSLKLYPFQCFLAHDHAVRSIEWCKADSNFLVTAGSDRKIKFWDLRRLYEPINSIKRFLSTEVAWLLPYNGVTVAQDNCYASYGLCGIHYIDAGYLGFKAYFVAPRKGTVWSISGSDWLNTVAAGDITGELVAAVLPNLAINPLNVKRSSDRRFPVYKADLLPYGSTGTDGGEQALPRTRRYNEMVAKSYIQFRDTDLRSFKNFSSREPMRRMHAQEVKGELSLDRLQLESLHKVRFSPNLDSHGWLVSGGQAGIVRVHCLTGLACGVSHQLLSERRAHFSSLYGDKLGSPSPAEPSPRPPE from the exons ATGGCGTCCAGCGCCGGCCGTGGGCCGCGCTGCCGGGAACGGAGCCGCCGGGGCCGTTCGGGACGGGGCTCGGTACCCGCCGGGCGCAGCCGCAGCCGGAGCCGAAGCCGCGTGCGGGGAGGCGAGCTCCAAACCCACC GGGAACAGTCACCACTCGGAGATCCAGAGGTTTTGTCCCACTCTGAGGAGGAAGCGGATGCTGCCGAGCCCCAGCAAAAAAACACCCGAAACCAAAAAGCGAAAAGGAATCGCCATGATTCCCGCGGTGCGGTCCCTGTGGAGGGCGAGGTGCACGGGGAGCCCTCGGGGAGCCCTCAGAACGGGTGTGTGCCGCCTCCCGCTCCCAAGGTGCCCGGGAAACGTGGACGGAAATCGAAGACGGAGCTACTGCTGCTGAAGCTGTCGCAGGACCTGGACTGCCCGAGCCCGGAGCCCATCTGCGTGGAGaaggtgctggggagcagcgAAGCAGCACAAGGCCTGGAGCCCGCCCCGGGCGGGCGCCCCAAGAGACGGGCAGCCAAAGT GGCTTTGCTGTAcctgcaggagctggcagaggagCTGACATCGGTGTACCAGCCCCCAGCTCCCACCGAGGGTGCCCAGGAGCCAGAGCCAGCGCTGGAGCGTACCCAGAAGCAGCGTCGGAGCcggaggaagaaggaggaagaggcagacaGTGATGATGCCACACGAGATGCTGATTTTGTGCCCTCGAAGGAGGTTTTGCTGCAggccgaggaggaggagggaagtgaCTCGCCCCTCAGTGAGGCATCAGAACAGGAGCTCGAGGTGCTGCGAGAACACGGGGCGAAGGTGCCGTCTTCAAGG AGATCCAAGCCCCAGTGCCGAGGCCTTGCTCCCAACGGTTTCCACAACTCCATCATGGCCCCGGTGGAGAAGTGCTCCAGCCTCACCTGCAGCTT GCGGGATCAGAAGTACTCACAGTGGGAGTTTCCCGACTGGATTCCTTTGGCTCACAAGTGGATGTGTCTCTCTGAAAG CGAAGCTGCCCCGTACCTGCCAGCAGAGGAGAAGTCTCCCTTCTTCTCCATCCAGCGGGAGGGCATCGAGGACAACAGTGCCTTGTACAGGGTAAACAG GTTcggctccctgcagccccacgAGGAGCGTCTGGACATGTCCTTCTTTGTGGGCGGCCCAGTGTGGGCGATGGAGTGGTGCCCATGCCCCGAGGGCTCAGCGGCCACTCAGTACGTGGCTCTCTATTGCCACAGGAGCATGGAGGAGACGCACAGCATGACTGGGCTCCACGGGGGCCCCGcgctcctgcagctctggggcctGGGCATGCTGCAACAGGACCAGGG CTTTGCCGCCAAAGCCGGGCTGGCCTACGCCATCGCTGCTGATCATGGCTGTGTCTGGGACATGAAGTTCTGCCCCAGCGGTGCCTGGGAGCCACCCACCGCTGCTAGGAAG CACCCGCAGCTGAGCCGCTTGGGCCTGTTGGCTGTCGCCTTCTCAGATGGCAAAGTGGTGCTGTACTCCCTCCCGCACCCTGgggccctgcagtgctgcaggagaaCACAGGTAAAAG atggatcCTTCCACAAGCACTTTATCTGCAAG GTCCAAGGTATTGCCACGCTCCAGGTGGGCTCTATCCAGGCAGGGAACGCATCTGAGTGTGGCCAATGCTTCAGCCTCTCCTGGATGCCATCAAAGCCCCACCATCACCTTGCAGCTGGATTTTATGATG gcactgtagccATCTGGAACCTACTCACTAAGTCTCTGCTGCAGTGCGTGCGTCAGCCTGACAGCTCCCTCAAGCTCTACCCTTTCCAGTGCTTTCTGGCCCACGACCACGCCGTGCGGAGCATCGAGTGGTGCAAGGCCGACAG CAACTTCCTGGTCACGGCAGGGAGCGACCGTAAGATCAAGTTCTGGGACCTGCGGCGGCTCTATGAGCCCATCAACAGCATCAAGCGCTTTCTTAGCACCGAGGTGGCTTGGCTGCTGCCCTACAATGGGGTCACTGTGGCCCAGGACAACTGCTATGCCTC TTATGGTCTCTGTGGGATCCACTATATCGACGCCGGGTACTTGGGCTTCAAGGCTTATTTTGTGGCACCTCGTAAGGGGACTGTGTGG AGCATCTCTGGCTCGGACTGGCTGAACACGGTGGCTGCAGGGGACATCACCGGCGAGCTGGTGGCTGCGGTGCTGCCCAACCTGGCCATCAATCCCCTCAACGTCAAGCGCTCCTCCGACCGCAGATTT CCCGTGTACAAAGCTGACCTGCTGCCCTATGGCTCCACGGGCACAGACGGTGGTGAGCAGGCTCTGCCCAGGACCAGGCGCTACAACGAGATGGTGGCCAAGAGCTACATCCAGTTCCGAGACACGGACCTG CGCAGCTTCAAGAACTTCTCGAGCCGGGAGCCCATGCGCAGGATGCACGCACAGGAGGTGAAGGGAGAGCTGAGCCTTGATCGCCTGCAGCTGGAGTCTCTGCACAAG GTGCGCTTCAGCCCCAACCTGGACTCGCACGGCTGGCTGGTGTCAGGGGGACAGGCGGGCATTGTGCGTGTGCACTGCCTGACGGGACTGGCCTGTGGCGTGAGCCACCAGCTGCTCTCCGAGCGCCGTGCCCACTTCAGCTCCCTCTATGGTGACAAGCtcggcagccccagccctgctgagcccTCCCCACGGCCACCGGAGTAG